A genomic window from Candidatus Pelagisphaera phototrophica includes:
- a CDS encoding DUF1294 domain-containing protein, whose translation MLAFGLFSWDKRMSKWKKLRVPESTLLAVTLLGGEVGTICAMLLVRHKTRKNSFFWKFWPSFVVGVVLTVVFIRARF comes from the coding sequence GTGTTAGCCTTTGGCCTGTTCTCCTGGGACAAACGGATGTCTAAGTGGAAAAAACTGAGGGTCCCTGAATCAACCCTATTGGCCGTGACGCTTTTAGGGGGAGAGGTGGGTACGATCTGCGCCATGCTCTTGGTGCGGCATAAGACTCGTAAAAACTCTTTCTTTTGGAAATTCTGGCCTAGTTTTGTTGTAGGAGTCGTTCTAACTGTCGTTTTCATTAGAGCCCGATTCTGA